In Enterobacter cloacae, the following are encoded in one genomic region:
- a CDS encoding DUF1338 domain-containing protein, with protein MANTITADDIREHFSQAMSAMYQQEVPQYGTLLELVADVNLAVLENNPLLHEQLANSDELARLNVERHGAIRVGTALELSTLRRMFAIMGMYPVSYYDLSQAGVPVHSTAFRPVEDAALCRNPFRIFTSLLRLELIENVALRERAAEILSRRNIFTPRCLELIELHESTGQFTDAQAREFVQEALETFRWHRHATVDQETYLALHNEHRLIADVVCFPGCHINHLTPRTLDIDRVQELMPKYGIEPKILIEGPPRREVPVLLRQTSFKALEEPVFFAGEHKGTHTARFGEIEQRGVALTPKGRELYDSLLGQAGTGKDNLTHQLHLQDIFSAFPDSEMLMRRQELAYFRYRLTPAGEAHRHAFRPGDDPQPLIERGWVVAQPITYEDFLPVSAAGIFQSNLGNETQARSHGNASREAFEAALGSPVYDEFTLYQEAETRSKQRCGLL; from the coding sequence ATGGCGAACACCATCACGGCTGATGATATTCGGGAACACTTTTCGCAGGCTATGTCGGCGATGTACCAGCAGGAAGTTCCGCAGTACGGCACATTGCTTGAACTGGTTGCGGACGTAAACCTGGCGGTTCTGGAAAATAACCCGCTCTTACATGAACAACTGGCGAACTCAGATGAACTGGCGCGTCTGAATGTTGAGCGCCACGGTGCGATCCGTGTCGGTACTGCGCTTGAACTTTCAACATTACGTCGCATGTTTGCCATTATGGGCATGTACCCGGTCAGCTATTACGACCTCTCCCAGGCAGGGGTTCCCGTCCACTCGACGGCGTTCCGGCCGGTGGAGGATGCAGCACTTTGCCGTAATCCATTTCGTATTTTCACATCGCTGCTACGTCTTGAGTTGATTGAAAATGTCGCCCTGCGCGAACGGGCGGCGGAGATCCTCTCACGGCGAAACATCTTCACGCCACGCTGTCTGGAACTTATTGAACTGCATGAATCAACCGGGCAGTTCACCGACGCACAGGCGCGTGAGTTTGTTCAGGAAGCACTGGAAACCTTCCGCTGGCACCGCCATGCGACGGTCGATCAGGAAACCTACCTGGCACTGCATAATGAACACCGCCTGATTGCCGACGTGGTCTGTTTCCCCGGTTGCCACATCAACCATCTCACACCGCGCACGCTGGATATCGACCGGGTGCAGGAGCTGATGCCGAAGTACGGTATTGAGCCAAAAATTTTGATTGAAGGGCCGCCGCGTCGAGAGGTGCCAGTTTTGCTACGCCAGACCAGCTTTAAAGCGCTGGAGGAACCGGTGTTCTTTGCCGGGGAACATAAAGGCACCCATACCGCCCGGTTTGGTGAAATTGAGCAGCGCGGCGTCGCACTCACGCCGAAAGGCCGCGAACTGTACGATAGTTTGCTCGGGCAGGCCGGGACGGGCAAAGACAACCTGACGCACCAGCTGCATTTGCAGGATATCTTTAGCGCTTTCCCGGACAGCGAAATGTTAATGCGCCGTCAGGAGCTGGCGTATTTCCGCTATCGCCTGACACCCGCAGGGGAAGCGCATCGCCATGCGTTTCGCCCGGGCGACGATCCGCAGCCACTGATTGAGCGCGGGTGGGTGGTCGCACAGCCGATCACCTACGAAGATTTTCTGCCGGTCAGTGCAGCAGGGATTTTTCAGTCGAACCTCGGCAATGAAACTCAGGCGCGAAGCCATGGTAATGCCAGCCGCGAGGCTTTTGAAGCGGCGCTGGGAAGCCCGGTCTATGACGAGTTTACCCTTTACCAGGAGGCGGAAACACGCAGCAAACAGCGTTGCGGTTTACTCTGA
- a CDS encoding ABC transporter substrate-binding protein, translating to MKLRALVVGMGLLCTFSSFAATELRYGLEAEYPPFESRNASGELEGFDVELGKAICNAAALKCSWVETSFDALIPGLAAKKFDAINSAMNITEQRRKSIDFTQPIYRIPSQLVGKAGTAVEATPEGLKGKTIGVLQGSIQETYAKEHWEKHGVTVVSYKDQNMAWGDLLNGRIDASLVMSAAGQAGFLSKPQGKGFGFIGKPVSDDTILGSGIGFGLRKGDEATQKQLNAAIDKVRADGTIARLADKYFPGIDVSVK from the coding sequence ATGAAATTACGCGCGTTAGTTGTCGGCATGGGATTGCTGTGTACGTTTTCGTCGTTCGCCGCCACTGAGCTGCGTTACGGGCTGGAAGCGGAATATCCACCGTTTGAGAGCCGTAATGCCTCCGGTGAGCTGGAAGGGTTTGATGTTGAGCTGGGCAAGGCGATTTGCAACGCAGCCGCGCTGAAATGTAGCTGGGTTGAAACATCATTTGATGCGTTGATCCCGGGACTGGCGGCGAAGAAATTTGATGCTATTAACTCGGCGATGAACATCACCGAACAGCGGCGCAAGAGCATTGATTTTACCCAGCCTATCTACCGTATCCCTTCCCAGCTCGTCGGCAAGGCCGGCACGGCGGTTGAGGCGACGCCTGAAGGGCTGAAAGGCAAAACCATCGGCGTGCTGCAGGGCTCGATTCAGGAAACCTATGCTAAAGAGCACTGGGAAAAACACGGTGTCACCGTAGTGTCTTACAAAGATCAGAACATGGCGTGGGGAGATTTGCTGAATGGCCGCATTGATGCCTCGCTGGTGATGTCAGCTGCCGGGCAGGCAGGTTTCCTCAGCAAGCCGCAGGGTAAAGGGTTTGGTTTTATCGGCAAACCGGTGTCTGACGACACGATCCTGGGCAGCGGTATCGGCTTTGGGTTGCGTAAGGGGGATGAGGCTACCCAAAAGCAACTTAATGCCGCAATCGATAAAGTGCGTGCCGACGGCACGATCGCCAGACTCGCTGATAAGTACTTCCCGGGTATCGATGTCAGCGTAAAATAA
- a CDS encoding carboxylic ester hydrolase, whose amino-acid sequence MKNSSAPVAETLQGALTGFTDDNVHVWCGIPYAAPPVGQWRWRSPQPPERWDGVRQATTFSASSWQSSEYCQELGGGDPGQFSEDCLYLNVWSPAVRPAPLPVMVWLHGGGFTIGAGGLPPYNGKALAERGVVVVTLNYRLGHLGFFAHPALEGEEDRVVHNFALLDQIAALGWVRDNIAAFGGDPNNITLFGESAGARSVLSLLASPLAEGAFHKAIVQSGYTLPDTPREQAMQKGEALATHFGLENASAEQLRAIPPEAFWSLTAPLNIAPAPVVGDCVLPEAMLDMFFAARQHPVPVMIGSNSDEASVMAVFGIDLAGQIQKLRRERRFGLGLIKLLYPGVKGDEELGRQVCRDMAFTTMGYVVMQAQQRVGAPCWRYWFDYVAEAEHATYVNGAWHGNEVPYVFDTLGQIEPSRQYVNARDLQFSANVADYWVSFARDAHSSRDILPGPTHWPACRKGRDVLLRIGVNKHAGFRLENRFMRARMSLFKRVMKHHVSLD is encoded by the coding sequence ATGAAAAATTCCTCCGCCCCCGTGGCTGAAACGCTGCAGGGCGCTCTGACGGGTTTTACCGATGACAATGTTCACGTCTGGTGCGGCATACCCTATGCTGCACCGCCTGTTGGTCAGTGGCGCTGGCGTTCCCCGCAACCGCCCGAACGCTGGGACGGTGTGCGGCAGGCGACGACGTTTTCTGCCTCAAGCTGGCAAAGCAGTGAGTATTGCCAGGAACTTGGCGGCGGCGATCCCGGTCAATTTTCTGAAGATTGTCTTTACCTCAACGTCTGGTCACCGGCCGTGCGTCCGGCTCCGCTTCCGGTGATGGTCTGGCTGCACGGCGGTGGGTTTACCATCGGCGCGGGTGGGCTTCCACCGTATAACGGCAAAGCGCTGGCAGAACGTGGCGTGGTTGTTGTGACCCTCAATTACCGTCTCGGGCATCTCGGCTTTTTCGCCCATCCTGCGCTGGAGGGAGAAGAAGATCGCGTGGTGCATAATTTCGCGTTGCTCGACCAGATTGCGGCGCTGGGCTGGGTGCGGGACAATATTGCCGCGTTTGGCGGCGATCCGAACAACATCACGCTGTTTGGCGAATCAGCCGGTGCGCGCAGTGTGTTGTCACTGCTGGCATCTCCTCTGGCGGAGGGGGCATTCCATAAAGCGATTGTGCAAAGCGGGTACACGTTACCGGACACGCCGCGCGAGCAGGCAATGCAAAAAGGGGAAGCGCTGGCCACACATTTTGGCCTTGAAAACGCCAGCGCGGAGCAGTTGCGCGCCATTCCGCCAGAGGCGTTCTGGTCTCTGACGGCTCCGCTGAACATTGCCCCTGCGCCGGTGGTGGGAGATTGTGTCCTGCCGGAAGCGATGCTCGATATGTTCTTTGCTGCTCGCCAGCATCCGGTTCCGGTCATGATTGGCTCTAACAGCGATGAGGCCAGCGTGATGGCGGTATTTGGCATCGATCTTGCCGGGCAAATTCAGAAGCTTCGCCGTGAACGACGTTTTGGCCTGGGGTTGATTAAGCTGCTCTATCCGGGTGTGAAGGGGGATGAGGAGCTGGGCAGGCAGGTGTGTCGTGATATGGCTTTCACCACGATGGGATATGTGGTGATGCAGGCTCAGCAACGCGTCGGCGCGCCGTGCTGGCGCTACTGGTTTGATTATGTGGCGGAAGCGGAACATGCGACTTATGTCAACGGTGCCTGGCACGGTAACGAAGTGCCTTATGTTTTTGACACGCTGGGACAGATAGAACCTTCCCGCCAGTATGTCAACGCCCGCGATCTACAGTTTTCTGCAAACGTAGCCGACTACTGGGTAAGCTTTGCACGTGACGCCCACAGTAGCCGTGACATCCTCCCGGGGCCGACGCACTGGCCCGCCTGCCGCAAAGGCCGCGATGTGTTGCTACGTATTGGCGTGAATAAACATGCAGGTTTCAGGCTTGAAAACCGCTTTATGCGCGCCCGCATGAGTCTCTTTAAGCGAGTGATGAAGCACCACGTCAGCCTCGACTGA
- a CDS encoding methionine aminotransferase, with protein MMTLKTPVQARSKLPDVGTTIFTVIGQLSARHNAINLSQGAPNFSCDPKLIAGVTRAMEAGHNQYAAMTGLQPLKERIAEKIATLYGTQYDPGSEVLVTASASEGLYSAISGLVHPGDEVIYFEPSFDSYAPIVRLQGATPVAIKLTVPDFAVNWDEVRAAITPRTRMIIINTPHNPSGQVFSAHDLQQLAAVTRNTDIIILSDEVYEHVVFDGEPHHGMATHPQLAERSVIISSFGKTYHVTGWRVGYCVAPAVLMDEICKVHQFLMFSADTPMQHAFAEHMTDPQTWLSLAAFYQRKRDLLQNLLSDSPFRLLPNAGSFFLLADYSHFSEESDSDMVKRLITEYGVATIPLSAFYADGTDNKLIRLSFAKDEATLRAGAQALCRVKPR; from the coding sequence ATGATGACTTTGAAAACCCCGGTGCAAGCCCGTTCCAAACTGCCTGACGTTGGTACCACCATTTTTACCGTTATCGGTCAGCTCTCTGCCCGACATAACGCCATCAACCTTTCTCAGGGTGCGCCGAATTTTTCCTGCGACCCGAAACTGATAGCCGGCGTGACCCGTGCGATGGAAGCCGGGCATAACCAGTACGCGGCGATGACCGGCCTGCAGCCATTGAAGGAGCGTATCGCGGAAAAAATCGCCACCCTTTACGGCACACAGTATGACCCGGGCAGCGAGGTACTGGTCACGGCCAGCGCCAGTGAAGGGCTTTACTCGGCAATCAGCGGACTGGTGCATCCGGGTGATGAGGTGATTTACTTCGAGCCGTCATTTGACAGCTATGCGCCAATTGTACGCCTGCAGGGGGCCACACCGGTTGCCATCAAGCTGACCGTGCCAGACTTTGCCGTTAACTGGGATGAAGTCCGGGCAGCAATCACCCCGCGAACGCGCATGATCATCATCAACACGCCGCATAACCCGAGTGGCCAGGTGTTTTCAGCGCATGACCTGCAACAGCTGGCGGCGGTGACCCGTAATACCGATATCATTATTTTGTCTGACGAAGTGTATGAACATGTGGTGTTTGACGGTGAACCGCACCACGGGATGGCCACGCACCCGCAACTGGCGGAGCGGAGCGTCATTATCTCATCTTTCGGAAAAACCTATCACGTCACTGGCTGGCGCGTAGGGTATTGTGTTGCGCCAGCGGTACTGATGGACGAAATCTGCAAGGTCCATCAATTTCTGATGTTTTCTGCCGATACCCCCATGCAGCACGCGTTTGCCGAACATATGACCGATCCGCAAACCTGGCTGTCGCTGGCGGCGTTTTATCAGCGTAAGCGCGACCTGCTACAAAATTTGTTGAGTGATTCACCGTTCAGACTGCTGCCGAATGCCGGTTCATTCTTCCTGCTGGCGGATTACAGCCATTTCAGCGAGGAGAGTGACAGCGACATGGTGAAACGGCTGATTACTGAATACGGTGTTGCCACGATCCCGCTGTCGGCGTTTTATGCTGACGGCACAGATAATAAATTGATCCGTCTCTCTTTTGCGAAAGATGAGGCGACGTTACGGGCAGGTGCCCAGGCCCTGTGTCGGGTTAAACCACGCTAA
- a CDS encoding acetyltransferase, which produces MKKYRLSDETRLWQWQNGETKRSTTLRQIIATADFNDIVSGTKGGWIDDESALAQEGHCWIYDENSVVFAGATVSDNARLTLPCVVSHHARIGGNSWLDGAQVSHGAQISDNVTIQHSSVRGECHIYGDARVLHNSMVIAAKGLTPDHEQILKIYDKATVSRSHVVHQAQIYGEALVNYAFIEHRAEVFDNAILEGNDLNNVWVCDCAKVYGNARLIAGFGEDAIPTVRYSSQVAENAVVEGNCIIKHHVLIGGQAWLRGGPIMLDDRVVIQGRARISGDVLIEHRVDVTDDVVIEAFAGENIHLRGEKVINGNQRITRTPLLGAL; this is translated from the coding sequence ATGAAAAAGTACCGGCTTAGCGACGAAACCCGCCTCTGGCAATGGCAAAACGGTGAGACAAAGCGCTCGACCACCCTGCGACAAATTATCGCCACCGCTGATTTTAACGACATTGTCAGCGGGACAAAAGGCGGCTGGATTGACGATGAGAGCGCCCTCGCACAAGAGGGGCACTGCTGGATCTACGACGAAAACAGCGTGGTGTTTGCCGGAGCCACTGTGTCTGATAATGCCCGTCTTACCCTGCCTTGCGTCGTTAGCCATCACGCCCGTATTGGCGGTAACAGCTGGCTGGATGGCGCTCAGGTCAGTCATGGGGCGCAAATAAGTGACAACGTCACCATTCAGCATTCCAGCGTGCGTGGCGAATGCCATATTTACGGCGATGCCCGCGTGCTTCACAACAGCATGGTTATTGCGGCCAAAGGGCTTACGCCTGACCACGAGCAGATCCTTAAAATCTACGATAAAGCCACCGTGAGCCGATCGCACGTTGTGCATCAGGCGCAAATCTACGGCGAGGCGCTGGTGAATTATGCGTTTATTGAGCACCGTGCCGAAGTGTTCGACAATGCCATTCTCGAGGGCAACGATCTCAATAACGTCTGGGTTTGCGACTGTGCGAAAGTGTATGGCAATGCGCGTCTGATTGCCGGTTTTGGCGAGGATGCCATTCCTACCGTACGCTACAGCTCTCAGGTGGCGGAGAATGCGGTGGTCGAAGGCAACTGCATCATTAAGCACCATGTGCTGATCGGCGGCCAGGCGTGGTTACGCGGCGGGCCAATCATGCTTGACGACCGGGTTGTCATTCAGGGACGCGCACGGATCAGTGGTGATGTGTTAATTGAGCACCGGGTGGATGTTACCGACGATGTGGTCATTGAGGCTTTTGCGGGCGAAAATATTCACCTGCGCGGTGAAAAAGTGATTAACGGCAATCAGCGGATCACCCGCACGCCGTTACTGGGGGCTTTATAG
- the mdoD gene encoding glucans biosynthesis protein D, translating into MAALSGTSGLASLFSQAAYAADSDIADGQSHRFDFSVLQSMAHDLAKTPWGGAPRPLPETLATMTPQAYNAIRYDEKQSLWNNIEGRQLDVQFFHMGMGFRRRVRMFSLDQSTSQAREIHFRPELFSYGDTGVDTKQLEGQSDLGFAGFRAFKAPELARRDIVSFLGASYFRAVDDTYQYGLSARGLAVDTFTDTPEEFPDFTAFWFETVKPGDTTFTVYTLLDSPSITGAYKFVIHCEKSQVIMEVENHLYARKNIKQLGIAPMTSMFSCGNNERRMCDTIHPQIHDSDRLAMWRGNGEWICRPLNNPQKLQFNAYVDKNPKGFGLLQLDRDFSHYQDIMGWYNKRPSLWVEPRNNWGKGAVGLMEIPTTGETLDNVVCFWQPEKPVEAGDELDFKYRLYWSAQPPVRSPLANVYATRTGMGGFPEGWAPGENYPKVWARRFAIDFVGGDLKAAAPKGIEPVITLSSGEAKQIEILYVEPFDGYRILFDWYPTSDSTDPVDMRLFLRCQGEAISETWLYQYFPPAPDKRHYVDDRVMR; encoded by the coding sequence ATGGCTGCCCTGAGCGGCACATCTGGCCTTGCTTCTCTGTTTTCCCAGGCGGCATACGCTGCTGACTCTGATATTGCTGACGGTCAGAGCCATCGTTTTGATTTCTCCGTACTGCAATCTATGGCGCATGATCTGGCAAAAACCCCGTGGGGGGGTGCACCGCGTCCGCTACCGGAAACGCTGGCAACCATGACGCCGCAGGCGTACAACGCCATTCGATACGATGAAAAGCAGTCACTGTGGAATAATATTGAAGGCCGTCAGCTTGACGTGCAGTTCTTCCATATGGGGATGGGTTTCCGCCGCCGTGTGCGCATGTTCTCACTGGATCAATCCACGTCCCAGGCGCGTGAGATCCACTTCCGACCGGAACTGTTCAGTTACGGTGACACCGGTGTGGATACCAAACAACTGGAAGGGCAAAGCGATCTCGGTTTTGCGGGTTTTCGCGCCTTTAAAGCGCCTGAGCTGGCGCGTCGCGATATTGTCTCGTTCCTGGGGGCAAGCTATTTCCGCGCGGTTGACGATACCTACCAGTACGGCCTTTCCGCTCGTGGTCTGGCGGTGGATACCTTTACCGATACGCCGGAAGAGTTTCCTGATTTCACCGCGTTCTGGTTTGAAACCGTCAAACCGGGCGACACCACCTTTACCGTCTATACGCTGCTGGATAGCCCAAGCATCACCGGTGCCTATAAGTTCGTGATCCACTGTGAGAAGAGTCAGGTGATCATGGAGGTGGAAAACCATCTCTATGCGCGTAAGAACATCAAACAGCTGGGCATCGCGCCGATGACCAGTATGTTCAGCTGCGGTAATAACGAACGCCGCATGTGCGACACCATTCACCCACAAATTCATGACTCCGACCGTCTGGCGATGTGGCGTGGTAACGGCGAGTGGATCTGCCGCCCGCTGAACAACCCGCAGAAACTGCAGTTCAATGCCTATGTCGACAAAAATCCGAAAGGGTTTGGTTTGCTGCAGCTTGACCGTGATTTCTCCCACTATCAGGACATCATGGGCTGGTATAACAAACGCCCAAGCCTGTGGGTTGAACCGCGCAACAACTGGGGCAAAGGCGCAGTTGGCCTGATGGAGATCCCGACCACGGGTGAAACGCTGGATAACGTGGTGTGCTTCTGGCAGCCGGAGAAACCAGTGGAAGCAGGCGATGAGCTGGACTTCAAATATCGTCTTTACTGGAGCGCGCAGCCACCTGTGCGTTCCCCGCTGGCGAATGTCTACGCGACCCGTACCGGTATGGGCGGTTTCCCGGAAGGCTGGGCACCTGGTGAAAACTATCCGAAAGTGTGGGCCCGTCGCTTTGCTATCGACTTCGTCGGTGGCGATCTGAAGGCCGCCGCGCCGAAAGGGATTGAACCGGTGATCACGCTTTCCAGTGGTGAAGCGAAGCAGATTGAGATCCTCTACGTCGAGCCGTTTGACGGGTATCGCATTCTGTTTGACTGGTACCCAACGTCTGATTCAACAGATCCGGTGGATATGCGTCTGTTCCTGCGCTGCCAGGGGGAGGCTATCAGCGAAACCTGGTTGTATCAGTACTTCCCGCCTGCGCCGGATAAACGTCACTACGTTGACGACCGGGTTATGCGTTAA